Proteins encoded within one genomic window of Bacteroidales bacterium:
- a CDS encoding SDR family NAD(P)-dependent oxidoreductase: MKAFHNKVVWITGASSGIGEALAYELAREGARLALSARTQERLEPVRRYCISLGSEAEIFPFDLSHVEEIPKIAEQVLNYYNQLDLLINNGGISQRALVSEASLDVDRRIMEINYFGNIALTKAVLPRMLAQGYGHVAVTSSIVGKFGFPRRSAYSASKHALQGFYESLRTEMDGRNIK; this comes from the coding sequence ATGAAAGCATTTCACAATAAAGTAGTTTGGATAACAGGTGCTTCTTCGGGGATTGGAGAGGCTTTGGCTTATGAGCTGGCAAGGGAAGGTGCCAGGCTGGCTCTCTCGGCAAGGACTCAGGAAAGACTGGAGCCGGTGAGGAGATATTGTATTTCATTGGGTTCGGAGGCGGAAATTTTTCCCTTCGATCTCTCCCATGTGGAAGAGATTCCCAAAATAGCAGAGCAGGTCCTGAATTATTATAACCAGCTTGATTTGCTGATCAACAACGGAGGCATCAGTCAGCGGGCACTGGTCTCCGAAGCGTCCCTCGATGTTGACCGAAGGATTATGGAGATCAACTATTTTGGTAATATAGCCCTTACAAAGGCGGTACTTCCCCGGATGCTGGCTCAAGGATACGGCCATGTAGCTGTTACATCAAGTATTGTGGGCAAATTTGGTTTTCCCCGCCGTTCTGCATATTCGGCTTCAAAACATGCCCTTCAGGGTTTCTATGAGAGCCTGAGAACCGAGATGGACGGACGTAATATCAAGA
- a CDS encoding YkgJ family cysteine cluster protein, with protein sequence MIEEIEQDLITIAEYGKINEYENEEFQFYLEGQDPDEVDERVNRLFEEIEAEIDCMECANCCKMQSPVIREAELWNISDYFDMDPETFKEEYLDFDGDQMVMKQNPCVFLKNNLCTIYEFRPADCASYPHLDQRGIVFKLSGIMGNYSVCPIVFNVIENLKKGMGFI encoded by the coding sequence ATGATCGAAGAAATAGAACAAGATCTCATCACCATAGCCGAATACGGAAAGATCAACGAATACGAGAACGAAGAATTTCAGTTTTACCTGGAGGGCCAGGATCCCGATGAGGTTGATGAACGGGTCAACCGATTATTTGAAGAGATAGAAGCGGAGATCGACTGCATGGAATGTGCGAATTGCTGTAAAATGCAGTCGCCGGTTATCCGGGAAGCGGAATTGTGGAATATAAGCGATTATTTTGACATGGACCCGGAAACCTTCAAAGAGGAATATTTGGACTTTGACGGGGATCAGATGGTCATGAAGCAGAACCCCTGCGTTTTTTTAAAGAATAATCTATGTACCATCTATGAATTCCGGCCCGCTGACTGTGCCTCCTATCCCCACCTCGATCAAAGAGGAATTGTTTTTAAACTTTCCGGCATTATGGGGAACTATTCCGTATGTCCGATCGTCTTTAATGTCATCGAAAATCTCAAAAAGGGGATGGGATTTATCTGA
- a CDS encoding YkgJ family cysteine cluster protein yields the protein MNHLITDLNKIEQLGKLNEDENFDFRAFLKGQDSDEIDQRVHRLYKEISAQIDCSKCANCCKMQTPGLSKKEAEQISRYMNMDIDDFKDQYVETDWSGQMMLKDQPCVFLKDNACSISHIMPEDCRSYPYLHKDDFISRLFGVIDNYSVCPIVFNVYEALKEELDFDPEDFDDFF from the coding sequence ATGAACCACCTGATAACAGATTTGAACAAAATAGAACAACTGGGAAAGCTGAATGAGGACGAGAATTTCGACTTCCGTGCCTTTCTGAAAGGCCAGGATTCGGATGAGATAGATCAACGCGTGCATCGGTTGTACAAGGAGATATCGGCCCAAATCGACTGCAGCAAGTGTGCCAACTGCTGTAAAATGCAAACCCCGGGTTTGAGCAAAAAGGAGGCTGAGCAGATCAGCCGGTATATGAATATGGATATTGATGATTTCAAAGATCAATACGTTGAAACAGACTGGTCGGGTCAGATGATGCTCAAAGACCAGCCCTGCGTTTTCCTGAAAGATAATGCCTGTTCCATTTCGCATATCATGCCTGAAGATTGCCGCTCTTATCCCTATCTGCATAAGGACGATTTCATATCCCGGTTGTTTGGTGTGATTGATAATTACTCAGTCTGCCCGATTGTTTTTAATGTATATGAAGCATTAAAAGAAGAACTGGATTTTGATCCTGAGGATTTCGATGATTTTTTCTGA
- a CDS encoding aldo/keto reductase, which yields MVYNELGQSGIKLSAITFGAWAIGGFMWGGSDEKKGIDAIKRGYDLGVTSIDTAPIYGLGLSEELVGKAIKGNRENYQILTKFVMRWKKSGTQNEFSSDKGFDELWNNVYLDARKESVMKEAEDSLRRLGTDYIDYYQMHWPVDDVPLDETMEALVRLKEQGKIRAAGVCNFSAEQLREAEKTVRIEADQVPYSMVRRDIEQDVTPYVVENNKGIIAYSPMQRGLLTGKFSSDTKLNEGDNRKDSRFFQPENIRRVNEFLAKIKPIADGHNATLAQLALSWTLHQPGLIVALAGSRDPKQIEDNANAADLKLTDEELQTINKYLDELELEEA from the coding sequence ATGGTTTATAACGAATTAGGGCAAAGCGGAATAAAACTATCGGCCATTACCTTTGGCGCCTGGGCAATAGGCGGATTCATGTGGGGTGGAAGCGATGAAAAGAAAGGCATCGATGCCATTAAGCGTGGATACGATCTGGGAGTTACTTCCATTGATACCGCCCCGATTTATGGTCTGGGTTTGAGTGAAGAACTGGTAGGTAAAGCCATCAAAGGCAACCGTGAGAATTACCAGATCCTGACAAAATTTGTTATGAGATGGAAAAAATCGGGGACCCAGAATGAATTTAGTTCGGATAAGGGTTTCGACGAACTGTGGAACAACGTTTATCTGGATGCCAGAAAAGAGAGCGTGATGAAAGAGGCAGAGGACAGCCTGCGCAGACTGGGAACCGATTACATTGATTACTATCAGATGCACTGGCCGGTGGACGATGTTCCCCTTGATGAGACCATGGAGGCACTTGTGCGTCTGAAAGAGCAGGGTAAGATAAGGGCCGCAGGCGTTTGCAACTTTTCCGCCGAGCAGCTCAGAGAAGCCGAGAAAACGGTACGCATAGAAGCCGATCAGGTACCCTACAGCATGGTTCGGCGGGATATTGAACAGGATGTGACACCTTACGTGGTGGAAAACAATAAGGGTATCATTGCATACAGCCCCATGCAGCGAGGTCTGCTGACGGGTAAGTTCAGTTCCGATACCAAGCTGAATGAGGGTGACAACCGGAAAGATTCCCGGTTCTTCCAGCCCGAAAACATCCGAAGGGTCAATGAATTTCTGGCAAAGATTAAGCCAATAGCAGATGGGCACAATGCTACGCTTGCCCAGCTCGCGCTAAGCTGGACATTGCACCAGCCCGGTCTTATCGTGGCTTTGGCGGGTTCCCGTGATCCCAAACAGATTGAGGATAACGCCAATGCGGCTGACCTGAAATTGACGGATGAGGAACTTCAGACAATCAACAAATACCTGGATGAGCTGGAGCTGGAAGAAGCATGA